One Gloeobacter morelensis MG652769 DNA window includes the following coding sequences:
- a CDS encoding class I SAM-dependent methyltransferase, which produces MNPAAPVTARLVDRLVGGMLTVEPVFNLARHQARRMMIRRAESVGVAWRKRVTELRSRDWQADLAAVENGDLLYPEYYRRPFHAYDLGNLCWEAAFEVEVAAYAAHARIWPDAGAGGDARLRKGFLAILKAHRPGPVDAIVDLGCSIGMSTFALQSAYPEARLAGIDLSPHFLAVARHRAHSEGRTVAWRHAAAERTGLPEGSVDLVCAFLLFHELPAQATCQVLREAHRLLRPGGTLAVMDMNPRSDVYTRMPLYVLTLLKSTEPYLDEYFGLDLEAAISGAGFAPPSLTCNTPRHRTLIARRVE; this is translated from the coding sequence ATGAACCCAGCCGCTCCCGTTACCGCCCGCCTGGTCGATCGCCTCGTAGGCGGCATGCTGACCGTTGAACCGGTCTTCAATCTGGCCCGCCACCAGGCCCGCCGGATGATGATCCGCCGGGCGGAGTCGGTGGGAGTGGCCTGGCGCAAGCGGGTGACGGAGCTGCGCAGCCGCGACTGGCAGGCGGATCTGGCGGCGGTGGAAAACGGTGACTTGCTATATCCGGAATACTACCGGCGGCCTTTTCATGCCTACGATCTGGGCAATCTTTGCTGGGAAGCCGCTTTTGAAGTCGAAGTCGCCGCCTACGCCGCCCACGCCCGCATCTGGCCCGACGCTGGAGCCGGGGGAGATGCCCGCCTCAGAAAGGGCTTTCTTGCAATTCTCAAGGCCCACCGCCCGGGGCCGGTGGACGCGATTGTGGACCTCGGCTGCAGCATTGGGATGAGCACGTTCGCCCTGCAAAGCGCCTACCCCGAGGCGCGGCTCGCCGGGATTGACCTCTCGCCGCACTTTCTGGCCGTTGCCCGCCACCGGGCGCACAGCGAGGGAAGGACTGTCGCCTGGCGGCACGCGGCAGCCGAGCGGACCGGCCTGCCGGAGGGCAGCGTCGATCTTGTCTGCGCTTTTTTGCTTTTTCACGAACTGCCCGCCCAGGCTACCTGCCAGGTGCTGCGCGAAGCCCACCGGTTGCTGCGACCCGGCGGCACCCTGGCGGTGATGGATATGAACCCCAGATCGGACGTCTATACCCGGATGCCCCTGTACGTGCTTACGCTGCTCAAGAGCACCGAGCCGTATCTTGACGAATACTTCGGCCTCGATCTTGAAGCGGCGATCAGCGGGGCCGGCTTCGCGCCGCCCAGTCTCACCTGCAACACCCCTCGACACCGGACGCTCATTGCCCGGCGGGTCGAGTGA
- the recN gene encoding DNA repair protein RecN has translation MLTHLRIENFALIDHLALDFAGGLNVLTGETGAGKSIILDALDVVLGGRVSGAQVRTGAQRAVIEATFAPSAAIEAWLAAQQIDSLEEGLVVVREISGKTNRARINGVLVNQAVLRELREQLLEITAQGQSLQLEKPEVQLELLDNYGEIAPRRERFRQVYETLQRRKGEWARKKASRDDRLQQLDLFRFQFEELSRAGLEDPQEEEQLLAERSRLAHAVELQHNSLKLYELLYEGAEGQPAVTDLLGQSADLLIQMGAYDASLVPLGEMLENALVQVQECARAVNRYGETVESDPETLEYTEKRLRQLKNLRQKYGPTLADVIAHYRHLERDLAAIEGSGEDLEAEERELAGETRRAIELAAELTRGRTEAAGRLEGDLVRELAPLGMGKVRFAVRIEPSRLAISGADRVSFLWSPNPGEPLQPLTETASGGEMARFLLALKACLGGADRIGTLVFDEIDIGVSGRVAQAVAEKLLQLGASHQVLCVTHQPLVAALADSHYRVHKAVLAEDGQERTVVRVETLNKTEARREELAQLVGGHSAHEALEFAGALLADADRRRSAGRP, from the coding sequence ATGCTGACGCACCTTCGCATCGAGAATTTTGCCCTCATCGACCATCTGGCGCTCGATTTTGCAGGCGGTCTCAATGTGCTTACCGGTGAGACCGGGGCGGGCAAATCGATTATCCTCGACGCGCTCGATGTGGTGCTCGGCGGCCGGGTGAGCGGTGCCCAGGTGCGTACCGGCGCCCAGCGCGCCGTGATCGAAGCCACTTTTGCTCCCTCCGCCGCCATCGAAGCCTGGCTTGCCGCTCAGCAGATCGACTCGCTGGAGGAAGGTCTGGTGGTCGTGCGCGAAATCAGCGGCAAGACCAATCGCGCCCGCATCAACGGTGTACTCGTCAACCAGGCGGTGCTGCGCGAGTTGCGCGAGCAGCTGCTGGAGATCACTGCCCAGGGTCAGTCGCTGCAGCTCGAAAAACCGGAAGTGCAGCTGGAATTGCTCGATAATTATGGCGAGATTGCCCCCCGGCGCGAACGGTTCCGCCAGGTCTACGAAACGTTGCAGCGGCGCAAAGGCGAGTGGGCCCGCAAAAAAGCCTCGCGCGACGACCGTCTCCAGCAGTTGGATTTGTTTCGTTTTCAGTTCGAGGAGCTGTCGCGCGCCGGTCTTGAGGACCCGCAAGAGGAGGAGCAGCTGTTGGCCGAGCGCTCCCGACTCGCCCACGCCGTCGAGCTGCAGCACAACAGCCTGAAGCTCTACGAGCTGCTCTACGAAGGAGCCGAGGGCCAGCCGGCGGTCACCGACCTGCTCGGTCAGTCTGCAGACTTGTTGATCCAGATGGGTGCGTACGATGCGAGCCTCGTACCGCTGGGCGAAATGCTCGAAAACGCCCTGGTGCAGGTGCAGGAGTGTGCCCGCGCCGTCAACCGCTACGGCGAGACGGTCGAATCGGACCCCGAAACCCTCGAATATACCGAGAAGCGCCTGCGCCAACTCAAAAACCTGCGCCAGAAGTACGGACCGACCCTCGCCGATGTGATCGCCCATTACCGGCATCTGGAGCGAGATCTAGCCGCCATCGAAGGGAGCGGTGAAGATCTGGAGGCGGAGGAGAGGGAACTGGCGGGGGAGACGCGGCGGGCCATTGAGCTGGCGGCCGAATTGACCCGGGGGCGCACCGAGGCCGCCGGGCGGCTCGAGGGCGACCTGGTGCGCGAACTCGCCCCGCTCGGTATGGGCAAGGTCCGTTTTGCCGTGCGCATCGAGCCTTCGCGCCTCGCTATTAGCGGTGCCGACCGGGTGAGCTTTTTGTGGAGCCCCAATCCCGGCGAACCGCTCCAGCCGCTCACCGAAACCGCCTCCGGCGGCGAGATGGCCCGGTTTTTGCTCGCCCTCAAAGCCTGCCTGGGGGGAGCCGACCGCATCGGCACCCTGGTATTCGACGAAATCGACATCGGCGTCTCCGGGCGGGTGGCCCAGGCGGTGGCCGAGAAACTTTTGCAACTCGGGGCGTCCCACCAGGTGCTCTGCGTCACCCATCAGCCGTTGGTGGCCGCCCTCGCCGACAGCCACTACCGCGTGCACAAGGCGGTGCTTGCCGAGGACGGTCAGGAGCGCACGGTGGTGCGCGTCGAGACCCTCAACAAAACCGAGGCGCGCCGCGAGGAGTTGGCCCAGCTGGTGGGGGGGCACTCGGCCCACGAAGCGCTCGAATTTGCCGGTGCCCTGCTGGCCGATGCCGACCGCCGCCGCAGCGCCGGGCGCCCGTGA
- a CDS encoding hemin-degrading factor encodes MVSTLKEFLDECGALGLLRFIVTNDTAVLEARGELKNPFYVPHLPHYANLHSEHFEFHLNMAEVKLVRFEELPAKRGNFTTYAVRFLKEDGHKAPMSLFLQWGQPGEYAPGQVEAFQALKNKYGESWVPEPVAAPAAAPA; translated from the coding sequence ATGGTCAGCACACTCAAAGAATTTCTGGACGAATGCGGCGCGCTGGGGTTGCTGCGCTTTATCGTCACCAACGACACAGCCGTCCTTGAAGCGCGCGGCGAACTCAAAAATCCTTTCTACGTTCCGCACCTGCCCCACTACGCCAATTTGCACAGCGAGCACTTCGAGTTTCACTTGAATATGGCCGAGGTCAAACTTGTTCGCTTCGAAGAACTGCCCGCCAAGCGCGGTAACTTTACGACCTACGCCGTGCGCTTTCTCAAAGAAGACGGCCACAAGGCGCCGATGAGTCTGTTTTTGCAGTGGGGGCAGCCCGGTGAGTACGCGCCGGGGCAGGTGGAAGCCTTCCAGGCGCTCAAGAACAAGTACGGCGAGAGCTGGGTGCCCGAGCCGGTCGCCGCCCCGGCAGCGGCTCCCGCTTAA
- a CDS encoding MDR family MFS transporter, translating into MVQDQRPIDYTTALDERTKRLVMGAVLIALFLTSLDQTVVVAALPKIVADLGDLDLLAWTSASYLLVSTTSLPILGKLSDLYGRKTILLIGIAIFLLGSFLCGLAPSMFLLVVFRGIQGLGAGAITSVALTIPADLYVPAERAQLQGIIASVFALSSIVGPLLGGVLTDTLGWHWIFFINLPFGLPALAFIFAFMPRLGSGLTRSIDYWGAVLLMLTVVPLLAALSLEKEKYAWDSPLVLGLLAAAAVGFGLFIFAERRAKEPILPLSLFRIPIFSLICAMSVMVGATFIVAILFLPVFLVNVMGASATEAGVALIPETLGLLVSSFISGIVVQRTGRYKAAMLVGLVLMSGGIFLLTQLSIATTIAQVWFSIAIFGLGAGATFPQANLALQNAVPFENVGVATAGRLFFAQLGQTVSAALYGALLVTYLNTALVENLQPVASRLPTNLAAHLDPGRLRNGGEQAAAELAALGAEMAPRFTPQVRQSTEAQVATAVRRSFAEGVARVYQASLPLPLIALALGLLVPELPLKRSNSPEAPPAAAHE; encoded by the coding sequence CGATCAGACGGTCGTCGTGGCTGCCCTGCCCAAGATCGTGGCGGACCTGGGGGATCTCGATCTGTTGGCCTGGACTTCGGCATCGTATCTGCTGGTGAGTACCACCTCGCTGCCGATTCTGGGTAAGCTCTCGGATCTCTACGGCCGCAAAACCATTTTGCTCATCGGCATCGCCATTTTTCTGCTGGGATCGTTCCTGTGCGGTCTGGCGCCTTCCATGTTTTTGCTGGTCGTGTTTCGGGGCATCCAGGGGTTGGGGGCCGGAGCGATTACTTCGGTGGCCCTCACGATCCCCGCCGACTTGTACGTGCCGGCGGAGCGCGCCCAACTGCAGGGGATCATCGCTTCTGTCTTTGCTTTGAGCAGCATCGTGGGGCCACTGCTGGGCGGGGTGCTCACCGATACCCTAGGCTGGCACTGGATCTTTTTTATCAACCTGCCCTTTGGTTTGCCGGCGCTGGCGTTCATCTTCGCCTTCATGCCCCGCCTGGGTAGCGGCCTCACCCGCAGCATCGACTACTGGGGAGCGGTGCTGTTGATGCTCACGGTCGTGCCGCTGTTGGCGGCTTTGAGCCTCGAAAAAGAAAAATACGCCTGGGATTCGCCCCTGGTACTGGGCCTACTCGCCGCGGCGGCGGTGGGCTTTGGGTTGTTTATTTTTGCTGAGCGGCGCGCCAAAGAGCCGATCTTGCCGCTGTCGCTGTTTCGCATTCCAATTTTCAGCCTCATCTGTGCCATGTCGGTGATGGTCGGGGCGACTTTTATCGTCGCCATCTTGTTCTTGCCGGTGTTTTTGGTCAACGTGATGGGGGCGTCGGCCACCGAGGCGGGGGTGGCTTTGATCCCCGAGACGCTCGGGTTGCTGGTCAGTTCTTTTATCAGCGGCATCGTCGTGCAGCGCACCGGCCGCTACAAAGCGGCGATGCTGGTCGGTCTGGTGCTGATGTCGGGAGGCATTTTTTTGCTCACCCAACTTTCGATCGCCACCACGATTGCCCAGGTGTGGTTTTCGATCGCCATCTTCGGGCTCGGGGCCGGGGCCACCTTTCCCCAGGCGAATCTGGCGCTGCAGAACGCCGTACCCTTCGAGAACGTCGGGGTGGCCACCGCCGGGCGGCTGTTTTTTGCCCAACTCGGTCAGACTGTGAGTGCCGCTCTGTACGGGGCACTACTGGTGACCTATCTGAACACTGCCCTGGTGGAGAACTTGCAGCCGGTGGCTTCCCGTCTGCCGACGAACCTGGCCGCCCACCTGGATCCTGGTCGGCTGCGCAACGGCGGCGAGCAGGCGGCGGCGGAACTGGCGGCACTGGGGGCGGAGATGGCGCCGCGTTTTACCCCGCAGGTGCGACAAAGCACCGAGGCGCAGGTCGCGACCGCTGTGCGGCGCTCCTTCGCCGAGGGGGTAGCGCGGGTCTACCAGGCGAGCCTGCCTTTGCCTTTGATTGCCCTGGCGTTGGGTCTACTGGTGCCCGAATTGCCCCTCAAGCGCTCCAACAGCCCGGAGGCTCCCCCGGCCGCCGCCCATGAATGA